One stretch of Holophagaceae bacterium DNA includes these proteins:
- a CDS encoding cytochrome c, producing MRFNKYFIIASCSLSLVSAEPKDLKLFYQRTCAACHGVDGSARGVNGQKLPGRVLSDARWQGNKKDGDLVKAILKGKGGMPSFQSQLSETEVEALVTEIIRPLAARKK from the coding sequence ATGCGTTTTAATAAATATTTCATCATCGCAAGCTGTTCGCTGTCCCTCGTGTCCGCGGAGCCGAAGGACTTGAAGTTGTTCTATCAACGGACCTGCGCGGCATGCCATGGCGTGGACGGCTCGGCCCGGGGTGTGAATGGCCAGAAGTTGCCAGGCCGGGTGCTCAGCGATGCCCGGTGGCAGGGCAATAAAAAGGATGGCGACCTGGTGAAGGCCATCCTCAAAGGCAAGGGCGGCATGCCTTCTTTCCAGTCCCAGCTCAGCGAGACGGAGGTGGAAGCCCTGGTGACCGAGATCATCCGCCCTCTGGCTGCGAGGAAAAAATGA
- a CDS encoding cytochrome c translates to MTIPFSKPALAFLLLAGLPGFAFQDAEKKDLRAFYAVNCSVCHGADGSARGADGSRLKGQDFTDAKEMKAFTDAELAKAIRKGKSFGRMPSFKDRLSEAEIMELVQQVVRKAEKGRAIGSEAPAK, encoded by the coding sequence ATGACCATTCCCTTCTCCAAACCGGCCCTGGCCTTCCTGTTGCTGGCCGGGTTACCGGGCTTCGCTTTCCAGGATGCCGAAAAAAAGGATCTGCGGGCTTTTTACGCGGTGAACTGCTCGGTGTGCCATGGAGCCGATGGAAGCGCGCGGGGCGCCGATGGCTCGCGGCTCAAGGGCCAGGACTTCACGGATGCCAAGGAAATGAAGGCCTTCACCGATGCCGAGCTGGCCAAGGCCATCCGGAAAGGCAAGAGTTTCGGCCGCATGCCCTCCTTCAAGGATCGGCTCAGCGAGGCCGAGATCATGGAACTGGTGCAACAGGTGGTCCGGAAGGCCGAAAAGGGCAGGGCCATCGGGTCCGAAGCCCCCGCGAAATAG
- a CDS encoding UvrD-helicase domain-containing protein: MPQDSIDHPDNHPLLQNLNPPQREAVMHTDGPLLILAGAGSGKTTVITRRVAWLIEEKGAHPGSILAMTFTNKAAEEMRDRVAQLVSVPVAQLWVSTFHSFCTRILRREGDRAPVGRDFVIFDPSDQKSLMKQVLSELKMSEKQFHPRRVLEMISDFKNRCLLPEEAAEEALDPWTRKVLEAYTLYQKGLRNHRACDFDDLLLHTERLFREDAMQAIYGTRFQYLLVDEYQDTNRAQYLLVQHLARRHHNLCVVGDEDQCLIAGTRIRMADGRDRLIEKIDSGDEIWSGFGSGDFRPAKVVRVAQRTRTGMGIEIKTAAGRKLISTPEHTHFAGYRLGAAPQCHFVYLMRKEGIGWRLGTSQIHTRGQVKPVVGFLQRARQEHADELWVVGVHGTENEARLEEMILSLRYRIPTLPFVPRKGNSTHGLVHDASMIAKVFESVDSESGARLLLRTRGLDPSHPHHRAQGAVGRRNVLVTLCGDRRGSTPMHRISMAGQDSTGKRKLEQLGFSVRPAKAGSGSWRFETCRKEFKELMRIAHQLESELNARIVLQARLGGSGGARESNSLPMIPASNIQPGMVLFDGNGGYDPVISVKRVALSKPVYDLDVEGTHNFIANGLLTHNSIYGWRGADIRNILDFQRDFPEAIQIKLEQNYRSSQSILDAASTVIANNAQRLGKTLWTDRGAGEPITFKLSDDGRAEAEWVVSKLQEARRYDAGIKMAVLYRANWQSRQMEEALRAANLPYRLVGGTKFYERQEVKDLLSYLRLISNPYDLQSFRRAVSSPSRGVGPTTLGKIEAAIPENGTALEGVSILLKAGELKGRAGRELHRFVELFHRAANEATSLGLAGLVRWTLHESGYLQMLEDEGTLEAEGRVRNLEEFLSAAAESEALGLRLPEFLDRVTLAADTDQLDQAVELSLMTIHCAKGLEFPIVFLVGMEEEVFPNRQARETDEGLEEERRLFYVAITRAKAKLYLSGARRRRIMGSEVLGMPSRFLRELPSGALDTPIRWGTELYQAGQGGWTPERARGGGGASVATELNRIRSFFDKVRAAAEVDSEGKTMPVPLAVSPSASARTVSPEAWPKGTRIRSPRFGRGVITAATGSGEGLTYTIRFETGEKRIVARFGMLERES, from the coding sequence ATGCCCCAGGACTCCATCGACCATCCCGACAACCATCCCCTGTTGCAGAACCTGAATCCGCCCCAGCGGGAAGCCGTCATGCACACGGATGGGCCGCTGCTGATTCTCGCGGGCGCAGGGTCGGGCAAGACCACGGTCATCACGCGCCGCGTCGCCTGGCTCATCGAGGAGAAGGGCGCGCATCCCGGTTCCATCCTGGCCATGACCTTCACCAACAAGGCCGCCGAAGAGATGCGGGACCGGGTGGCGCAACTGGTCTCGGTGCCGGTGGCGCAGCTCTGGGTGAGCACCTTCCACTCCTTCTGCACGCGCATATTGCGGCGGGAGGGCGACCGCGCGCCGGTGGGCCGCGACTTCGTCATCTTCGATCCCTCCGACCAGAAAAGCCTGATGAAACAGGTGCTGTCGGAATTGAAGATGTCCGAGAAACAGTTCCATCCGCGCCGCGTGCTGGAGATGATTTCCGACTTCAAGAACCGCTGCCTGCTGCCAGAAGAAGCGGCGGAGGAAGCCCTCGACCCCTGGACCCGCAAGGTGCTGGAGGCCTACACGCTCTACCAGAAAGGCCTGCGCAACCACCGGGCCTGCGATTTCGACGACCTGCTGCTCCACACCGAACGGCTGTTCCGCGAAGACGCCATGCAGGCCATCTATGGGACGCGGTTCCAGTACCTGCTGGTGGACGAGTACCAGGACACCAACCGCGCCCAGTACCTGCTGGTGCAGCACCTCGCGCGGAGGCACCACAACCTGTGCGTGGTGGGCGATGAAGACCAGTGCCTCATTGCCGGCACCCGCATCCGCATGGCTGATGGCAGGGATCGCCTCATCGAAAAAATTGATTCGGGGGACGAAATCTGGTCCGGCTTTGGGTCCGGTGATTTCCGTCCTGCCAAAGTGGTCCGCGTGGCCCAGCGCACCCGGACTGGGATGGGTATCGAAATCAAGACCGCCGCTGGACGCAAACTTATCAGCACGCCCGAACACACGCATTTCGCTGGCTATCGGCTGGGCGCGGCTCCGCAGTGCCACTTCGTCTATCTCATGCGCAAAGAGGGCATCGGGTGGCGCTTGGGCACAAGCCAGATCCATACGCGCGGCCAGGTGAAGCCAGTGGTGGGGTTCCTACAGCGGGCCAGACAGGAACACGCGGATGAGCTGTGGGTGGTGGGTGTCCATGGCACCGAGAATGAGGCGCGCCTGGAAGAAATGATCCTGTCCCTGCGGTACCGGATCCCCACCCTTCCGTTCGTGCCTAGAAAAGGCAATAGCACCCATGGACTCGTGCATGACGCATCCATGATCGCCAAAGTTTTTGAATCCGTGGATTCAGAAAGTGGCGCCCGCCTGCTGCTTCGAACACGAGGCCTCGATCCCTCCCATCCTCACCATCGAGCCCAAGGCGCCGTGGGAAGGCGCAATGTGTTGGTCACGCTTTGCGGCGACCGGCGCGGCAGCACGCCCATGCACCGGATCTCGATGGCGGGGCAAGATTCAACAGGAAAGCGGAAACTGGAACAGCTTGGTTTTTCCGTGCGACCGGCGAAAGCGGGGTCAGGAAGCTGGCGTTTCGAAACCTGCCGGAAGGAGTTCAAAGAACTGATGCGCATCGCCCATCAACTGGAATCCGAGTTAAACGCCAGAATCGTCCTGCAGGCGCGGCTGGGCGGAAGCGGTGGCGCGCGCGAATCCAATTCCCTGCCGATGATTCCCGCTTCCAATATTCAGCCAGGGATGGTGCTCTTCGATGGAAATGGGGGCTACGACCCGGTGATTTCGGTCAAGCGCGTAGCCCTCTCGAAGCCCGTCTATGACCTGGACGTGGAAGGCACGCATAATTTCATCGCCAATGGCCTGCTCACGCACAATTCGATCTATGGCTGGCGCGGAGCCGACATCCGCAACATCCTGGACTTCCAGCGGGATTTTCCCGAGGCCATCCAGATCAAGCTGGAGCAGAACTACCGCTCCTCGCAGTCCATCCTCGACGCGGCCTCCACGGTCATCGCCAACAATGCGCAGCGGCTCGGGAAAACCCTCTGGACCGACCGTGGCGCGGGGGAGCCCATCACCTTCAAGCTCAGCGATGACGGGCGGGCCGAGGCCGAATGGGTGGTATCGAAACTGCAGGAAGCCCGGCGCTACGACGCGGGCATCAAGATGGCCGTGCTCTACCGCGCCAACTGGCAGTCGCGGCAGATGGAAGAGGCCCTGCGGGCCGCGAACCTGCCCTACAGGCTCGTGGGCGGCACGAAGTTCTACGAACGCCAGGAAGTGAAGGACCTCCTCAGCTACTTGCGGCTCATTTCCAATCCCTACGATCTTCAAAGTTTCCGCCGCGCCGTCAGCAGCCCGTCGCGCGGCGTGGGCCCCACCACCCTCGGGAAGATCGAAGCCGCCATCCCCGAAAACGGGACGGCGCTGGAAGGCGTGTCGATCCTGCTGAAGGCCGGCGAGCTGAAGGGCCGCGCGGGCCGGGAACTGCACCGGTTCGTGGAGCTGTTCCACCGCGCCGCGAACGAGGCCACCTCCCTTGGGCTGGCAGGCCTGGTGCGCTGGACCTTGCACGAGAGCGGCTACCTCCAGATGCTCGAAGACGAAGGCACGCTGGAAGCCGAGGGACGCGTGCGGAACCTGGAGGAATTCCTTTCGGCCGCGGCGGAATCCGAAGCCCTGGGCCTGCGGCTTCCGGAATTCCTGGACCGGGTGACGCTGGCGGCGGACACGGACCAATTGGACCAGGCCGTCGAGCTCTCGCTCATGACGATCCACTGCGCCAAGGGGCTGGAATTCCCCATCGTCTTCCTGGTAGGTATGGAAGAGGAAGTCTTCCCCAACCGCCAGGCGCGGGAGACCGATGAAGGCCTGGAAGAGGAACGCCGGCTCTTCTATGTGGCCATCACGCGGGCCAAGGCCAAGCTCTACCTCAGCGGCGCCCGGCGGCGGCGCATCATGGGCAGCGAAGTGCTGGGCATGCCCAGCCGGTTCCTGCGGGAACTGCCCAGCGGCGCGTTGGACACGCCGATCCGGTGGGGGACGGAGCTGTACCAGGCGGGCCAGGGGGGCTGGACGCCGGAGCGCGCCCGGGGCGGCGGCGGGGCATCGGTGGCCACAGAACTGAACCGCATCCGCAGCTTTTTCGACAAGGTGCGGGCCGCGGCCGAGGTGGATTCAGAAGGCAAAACCATGCCTGTGCCCTTGGCGGTGTCTCCAAGCGCATCCGCTCGAACCGTTTCTCCGGAGGCCTGGCCCAAGGGGACGCGCATCCGGAGTCCGCGCTTCGGCCGCGGCGTCATCACCGCCGCCACCGGCAGCGGCGAAGGGCTCACCTACACCATCCGTTTCGAGACCGGCGAGAAGCGCATCGTGGCCAGGTTCGGGATGCTGGAGCGCGAGAGCTGA
- a CDS encoding fused MFS/spermidine synthase, with protein MNDSAPIHAQGDRTLVLPAATIGLGAFLLFLVQPLLAKRILPWFGGSAAVWTACMLFFQVLLLGGYLYAHLLQKLSAKRQAILHLLLLAASVLALPLSPNPGWKPGITGDPTFRIVGLLAATVGLPYLLLSSTSPLVQAWLARERPGWQPYRLFALSNAGSLAALLGYPVLIEPFFRLGIQAWVWTAGYGVYLLCAVGMVWRVKGFPEIPDRAAPAAADGAEPGPGLRLLWILLAFAPSLLLLSVTSHLCTNVAPIPFLWVLPLCLYLLSFIICFDNPRWYVRKAFVGLLVPALLGMGWLMMPDHIHAPVRIQVIVFSSALFVACMTAHGELARLRPAPDHLTGFYLSLSFGGALGGIFAGLVAPRIFSTLVEFPMALVLMAVLVFIAWMRDSGGGTRRSVRQGGGLLLSMCATVLAVMSVRLEHEQARTSLVQVRNFYGPLHVVERYQDRDRMRLLVHGNINHGGQFLAGDLARKPTTYYGPDSGVGLSLRLLGEQGPLKFAVVGLGSGTLADYARRGDTVRIYEINPLVSDLARGWFQAIPECDGKAEVVMGDARLSMEREPPQGYDLIAVDAFSSDSIPVHLLTREAFQQYRRHLRPGGVVAVHISNRYLDLKPVLLAEAQEGGWTSLEVSNEEDDEAGIFSSDWVLMSRDGLLFRREEIANAAVALEPGRGVRRWTDDFSNLYRILK; from the coding sequence GTGAACGATTCCGCGCCGATCCACGCGCAGGGCGACCGCACCCTTGTCCTCCCGGCGGCCACCATCGGCCTCGGGGCCTTCCTGCTGTTCTTGGTGCAGCCGCTCCTGGCCAAGCGCATCCTGCCCTGGTTTGGCGGCTCGGCGGCGGTGTGGACCGCCTGCATGCTCTTCTTCCAGGTGCTGCTGCTGGGCGGCTACCTGTACGCGCATCTGCTGCAGAAGCTCTCCGCGAAACGGCAGGCGATCTTGCATTTGCTCCTGCTCGCGGCGAGCGTCCTCGCGCTTCCTTTGAGCCCCAATCCCGGGTGGAAACCCGGCATCACGGGCGATCCGACCTTCCGCATCGTGGGCCTGTTGGCAGCCACCGTGGGCTTGCCCTACCTGCTGCTGTCCTCCACGAGCCCGCTGGTGCAGGCCTGGCTGGCCAGGGAACGCCCGGGCTGGCAGCCCTACCGCCTGTTCGCGCTTTCCAATGCGGGCAGCCTCGCGGCGCTGCTGGGCTATCCGGTGCTCATCGAACCTTTTTTCCGCCTGGGCATCCAGGCCTGGGTGTGGACCGCGGGTTATGGGGTCTACCTCCTCTGCGCGGTGGGAATGGTCTGGCGGGTGAAGGGATTTCCGGAAATTCCGGATCGCGCGGCGCCTGCCGCGGCTGATGGCGCGGAGCCAGGGCCCGGCCTCCGGCTGCTTTGGATCCTGCTGGCTTTCGCGCCTTCATTGTTGCTGTTGTCGGTGACCAGCCACCTCTGCACGAATGTCGCGCCCATTCCCTTCCTTTGGGTGCTCCCGCTCTGCCTGTACCTGCTGAGCTTCATCATCTGTTTCGACAATCCCCGCTGGTACGTGCGCAAGGCCTTCGTGGGACTCCTGGTTCCCGCCCTGCTGGGCATGGGCTGGCTGATGATGCCGGACCACATCCACGCCCCGGTGAGGATCCAGGTGATCGTATTTTCAAGCGCGCTCTTCGTGGCCTGCATGACCGCCCATGGCGAATTGGCGCGTCTCCGTCCCGCGCCGGACCACCTCACGGGCTTCTACCTTTCGCTCTCCTTCGGCGGCGCCCTGGGAGGGATCTTCGCCGGCCTGGTGGCGCCCCGGATCTTCTCGACTTTGGTGGAATTCCCCATGGCCTTGGTGCTGATGGCGGTCCTGGTTTTCATCGCCTGGATGCGGGATTCCGGCGGAGGAACGCGGCGGTCCGTCAGGCAGGGCGGGGGGCTGCTGCTATCCATGTGCGCGACGGTCCTGGCGGTGATGTCGGTGAGGCTCGAGCATGAGCAAGCCCGCACCTCCCTGGTGCAGGTCCGCAATTTCTATGGTCCGCTGCATGTGGTCGAGCGATACCAGGACCGTGATCGCATGCGGCTGCTGGTCCACGGCAACATCAACCATGGCGGCCAGTTCCTGGCGGGGGATCTCGCCAGGAAACCTACCACCTACTACGGCCCCGACTCCGGGGTTGGGCTTTCGTTGCGGCTGCTCGGCGAGCAGGGCCCGCTGAAATTCGCCGTGGTGGGCCTGGGATCCGGCACGCTCGCCGACTATGCGCGGCGCGGGGACACGGTCCGGATCTACGAGATCAACCCCCTGGTCTCGGACCTGGCCCGCGGCTGGTTCCAGGCCATTCCCGAATGCGACGGGAAGGCGGAGGTGGTCATGGGCGACGCGCGGCTTTCCATGGAGCGCGAACCGCCCCAAGGCTACGACCTCATCGCCGTGGATGCCTTCAGCAGCGATTCCATTCCAGTCCATCTGCTCACGCGCGAGGCCTTCCAGCAGTACCGGCGCCATCTCCGTCCGGGTGGCGTCGTGGCGGTCCACATCTCCAACCGCTACCTGGATCTGAAACCCGTGCTGCTTGCGGAGGCCCAGGAAGGCGGCTGGACGTCGCTCGAAGTCTCCAACGAGGAAGACGACGAGGCGGGCATCTTCAGCTCCGATTGGGTATTGATGAGCAGGGACGGGCTGCTTTTCAGGCGCGAGGAGATCGCGAATGCGGCCGTGGCCTTGGAACCCGGGCGCGGTGTCCGGCGTTGGACCGATGACTTCAGCAACCTGTACAGGATCCTGAAGTAG
- a CDS encoding DUF3488 domain-containing protein encodes MKYSRWTDHLPAWLAYGAVATTGIYEPWEVAWMAVPLGAAAGVEAARLDLGRWRRWLQTLLILLLALEVPILRRQSGSFLAILVHLLFMLMGLRLSLPRELPQRRQLLLMGFLLFLTTAISTADLEFMAWAAAWVAGTALVLLQQAWEPSALLRRGPVPIPPYARTLRWTLACLLLAGAFFVFLPRITLGLRPLPWSVSAFAGTSAGLSDSVDLGRTGRISGNSEIVMRIQPPQGMAPSQIPVLANRLALLRGVALEKLDGARWDTLAATPRAPWSMVAAGIWPDNEPPLEIILEPSSTPIVALPYCDYPMFQSPRGIPLTRGLGGAIRWSYQPPGRQYLNLFGLDRREAAGAAEPFRTKDQGAKFNVKEPQPFGPRRAILLYTGSTGTAARRFADQTVPGELPARELAQRLSGRLRSFAYTLDNPSGSAEDPIADFLEHSRAGHCEYFASSMALMLRSRGVFARVVNGYRLGPWISEGGYFMVTQNEAHSWVEYYDPDSRLWLVSDPTPPAPPNSALTQGFMGAVQRWADAVRFRWDRHVVRFTGEDQSIGFDWATAKLSAFGNVKSWNFGSLKGTGPSWPVSLVALALATGIAIVLWRARASWLGRLGLAGPGSPGLRSLRPLRPLLRRTRATVPPKKGDTLRAWLLRLAKERPDREPALRKLASTAESVAYGAGTGEQDLKDLVKTELNHWRK; translated from the coding sequence ATGAAATATTCCCGCTGGACCGATCATCTTCCCGCCTGGCTGGCCTATGGCGCGGTGGCCACGACGGGGATCTACGAGCCCTGGGAGGTGGCCTGGATGGCGGTTCCCCTCGGAGCGGCTGCGGGCGTGGAAGCCGCGAGGCTGGACCTGGGCCGCTGGCGCCGCTGGCTGCAGACCCTGCTGATCCTGCTGCTCGCGCTGGAAGTGCCGATCCTGCGGCGGCAGTCCGGCAGCTTCCTGGCCATCCTGGTGCACCTCCTGTTCATGCTCATGGGCCTTCGGCTGTCGCTTCCCAGGGAATTGCCCCAGCGGCGGCAGTTGCTGCTGATGGGATTCCTGCTCTTCCTCACCACCGCCATCAGCACCGCCGATCTGGAGTTCATGGCCTGGGCCGCCGCCTGGGTCGCCGGGACGGCCCTCGTGCTGCTGCAGCAGGCCTGGGAGCCCTCCGCCTTGCTGCGCAGGGGCCCGGTGCCGATCCCGCCCTACGCCCGGACCCTCCGCTGGACCCTCGCCTGCCTGTTGCTGGCCGGCGCCTTTTTCGTCTTCCTGCCGCGCATCACCCTCGGCCTCCGCCCATTGCCCTGGAGCGTTTCCGCGTTCGCGGGCACATCCGCGGGCCTGAGCGACAGCGTGGATCTGGGACGCACCGGACGCATCTCCGGCAATTCGGAAATCGTCATGCGCATCCAGCCGCCCCAGGGCATGGCGCCGTCGCAGATTCCTGTTCTGGCCAACCGGCTGGCTCTCCTGCGGGGCGTGGCGCTGGAAAAGCTGGACGGGGCGCGGTGGGACACCTTGGCGGCCACGCCGCGGGCGCCCTGGTCCATGGTGGCCGCTGGCATCTGGCCCGACAATGAACCCCCGCTCGAGATCATCCTGGAACCCAGCTCCACGCCCATCGTGGCGCTGCCCTACTGCGACTACCCGATGTTCCAGAGCCCGCGCGGCATCCCGCTCACCCGGGGCCTGGGGGGCGCCATCCGCTGGTCCTACCAACCGCCGGGGCGGCAGTATCTGAACCTGTTCGGGTTGGACCGGCGCGAAGCAGCAGGGGCCGCCGAGCCGTTCAGGACCAAGGACCAGGGTGCGAAATTCAACGTCAAGGAGCCCCAGCCTTTCGGGCCGCGGCGCGCCATCCTGCTCTACACCGGCAGCACCGGGACCGCGGCCCGCCGCTTCGCCGACCAGACCGTGCCCGGAGAATTGCCGGCCCGGGAATTGGCCCAGCGGCTTTCCGGGCGCTTGCGGAGCTTCGCGTACACGTTGGACAATCCTTCGGGCTCCGCGGAGGATCCCATCGCTGATTTCCTGGAGCATTCCAGAGCCGGCCACTGCGAATATTTCGCCTCGAGCATGGCCCTGATGCTGCGCAGCCGCGGCGTCTTCGCGCGGGTGGTGAACGGCTACCGGCTAGGCCCCTGGATCTCCGAAGGCGGGTATTTCATGGTGACCCAGAACGAAGCGCATTCCTGGGTGGAGTATTACGATCCGGATTCGAGATTGTGGCTGGTGTCCGATCCCACGCCCCCGGCGCCGCCCAACAGCGCTTTGACGCAAGGGTTCATGGGGGCGGTCCAGCGGTGGGCGGACGCCGTACGGTTCCGATGGGACCGCCATGTGGTGCGTTTTACCGGCGAGGACCAGTCCATCGGATTCGACTGGGCCACCGCCAAGCTTTCGGCCTTTGGCAATGTGAAATCGTGGAATTTCGGCTCTCTCAAAGGAACAGGCCCGTCCTGGCCGGTTTCGCTGGTGGCGCTGGCCCTGGCCACGGGCATCGCGATCGTGCTTTGGCGCGCCCGCGCTTCCTGGCTGGGGCGCCTGGGCCTGGCCGGGCCTGGCAGTCCAGGCCTTCGCAGCCTCCGGCCGTTGCGCCCGCTCCTGCGCCGCACCCGCGCCACCGTGCCTCCCAAGAAAGGCGATACCTTGCGCGCATGGCTGCTGCGCCTGGCCAAGGAAAGGCCGGACCGGGAACCGGCCCTGCGGAAGCTGGCCTCCACTGCGGAATCCGTGGCCTACGGAGCGGGCACCGGCGAACAGGATCTGAAGGACCTGGTGAAGACCGAATTGAACCACTGGAGGAAATGA
- a CDS encoding ABC transporter substrate-binding protein, with protein sequence MRLVRIATSPVLAGILACQPASRPGVERNQAAVLAWENFPISLDPRQGQDQASQKLLSLTHQALLKRGPDLELLPDACVDWRWIQPYTELAFTFPNSPGPHTGTEFAPGRPLRAADALKSIRALMDPTLSSPKAGPFKDEIADIHIVNQGSSDQLVLRLKVSDPGFPANLVRGILGITQNGAGGAGEAGTGPYAIRELVPEQRIRLNAKPGHPDFARHAGLPLDLDIRWLPDATSRLLALRHGSVDVCLNNLPPDLLREPAGFQVHRRPGANLEYVAFNCEHPVLKDPRVRRALSLALDRPALVQGLMGGLAREAWGFFPPELPFGLDARTRPNTPADRTARLRAANDALDAAGCRRGRKGIRFSLRMHATAEINSRMKALALQAQWAGLGIDLQILTREFGTLLSEVMAGRFDVASLRWVGIADPEMLHRTFHSRMAPPAGFNRGRYADAETDRLLDSARAAGDESLRFSLLRQAQARIVDQAPYAFLWWPDQVVAARPGFELEPNAVGDFQGVWAK encoded by the coding sequence ATGCGCCTGGTTCGAATCGCCACAAGTCCGGTCTTGGCCGGAATTCTGGCCTGCCAGCCTGCCTCGCGCCCGGGGGTAGAACGGAACCAGGCGGCCGTCCTGGCCTGGGAGAATTTTCCCATCAGCCTGGATCCGCGGCAGGGGCAGGATCAGGCCAGCCAGAAACTGCTTTCACTCACCCACCAGGCCTTGCTGAAGCGCGGACCCGACCTCGAACTGTTGCCGGATGCGTGCGTGGACTGGCGTTGGATCCAGCCCTACACCGAACTGGCTTTCACGTTCCCGAATTCTCCTGGACCCCACACCGGGACCGAATTCGCCCCGGGCCGCCCGCTCCGCGCGGCAGACGCCCTGAAAAGCATCCGGGCCCTCATGGATCCGACCCTTTCCAGTCCCAAAGCCGGGCCTTTCAAGGATGAAATCGCGGATATCCACATCGTCAACCAGGGGAGTTCCGATCAGCTCGTCCTCCGCCTGAAGGTCAGCGATCCCGGTTTTCCCGCGAACCTCGTCCGGGGCATCCTGGGCATCACCCAGAATGGCGCGGGGGGTGCGGGAGAAGCTGGGACTGGGCCTTACGCCATCAGGGAGCTGGTGCCGGAGCAGCGCATCAGGCTGAACGCCAAGCCTGGCCATCCGGATTTCGCCAGGCACGCGGGGCTGCCGTTGGACCTGGACATACGCTGGCTGCCCGATGCCACGTCGCGCCTGCTGGCCCTGCGCCATGGCAGCGTCGACGTGTGCCTCAACAACCTGCCCCCGGACCTGCTGCGCGAACCGGCCGGGTTCCAGGTGCATCGGCGCCCCGGCGCCAATCTCGAATACGTGGCCTTCAATTGCGAGCATCCAGTGCTCAAGGATCCGCGGGTCCGGCGGGCGCTTTCGCTGGCACTGGACCGCCCGGCCTTGGTGCAGGGATTGATGGGCGGCTTGGCGCGGGAGGCCTGGGGCTTCTTCCCCCCGGAGCTGCCTTTCGGGCTCGATGCGCGGACCCGGCCCAACACGCCGGCAGACCGGACCGCTAGGCTCCGCGCCGCGAATGATGCCCTGGACGCGGCCGGATGCAGACGCGGCAGAAAGGGTATCCGCTTCAGCCTGCGCATGCATGCCACCGCCGAAATCAATTCGCGCATGAAGGCCCTGGCCTTGCAGGCCCAATGGGCGGGGCTGGGCATCGACCTGCAGATCCTCACCCGGGAATTCGGCACCCTGCTGAGCGAGGTGATGGCGGGCCGATTCGACGTGGCTTCCCTGCGTTGGGTGGGCATCGCGGATCCCGAGATGCTCCACCGCACCTTCCACTCCCGGATGGCGCCGCCCGCGGGCTTCAACCGCGGCCGCTACGCCGATGCCGAAACGGACCGCCTGCTGGATTCCGCGCGGGCCGCGGGCGACGAATCCCTGCGGTTTTCACTGCTGCGGCAAGCCCAGGCGCGCATCGTGGACCAGGCTCCGTACGCCTTCCTCTGGTGGCCCGACCAGGTCGTGGCGGCCAGGCCTGGCTTCGAGCTGGAACCCAATGCCGTGGGCGATTTTCAAGGCGTGTGGGCCAAGTAG
- a CDS encoding anhydro-N-acetylmuramic acid kinase, producing MSSEPSQWRIPGLPEQGPWRVLGLMSGTSADGLDAALVEVDPHGFQGGLPFLALLAHHHEPYPMDLREAVVEAAADRLRPSQITVLQRRLGDHHALAARRMADGSGGAPHMASLHGQTIQHHPQDGATLQLADPYSLCEALRCPVVFDLRRMDMALGGQGAPLVTLTELWLRGRAEPWAALNLGGIANITVWDGAYLRAWDVGPGMSLLDLAAGKWLGIPFDPQGAYASGNVDESLLARWMAHPFFSAAPPKSTGRETFGAAWLQMESAPLEALPLPDRLATLAAFTAQSVASELRRLDPLPASLRGLASGGGARHLRLRRELSVRFPELPFADDHQFPNGAREAVSWALLGAASACGLAGNVPEVTGASRAAALGAWVLP from the coding sequence ATGTCCTCCGAACCTTCCCAGTGGCGCATCCCGGGGCTTCCGGAGCAGGGGCCTTGGCGGGTGCTGGGACTCATGTCCGGGACCTCCGCCGATGGCCTGGATGCGGCGCTCGTGGAAGTGGATCCGCATGGATTCCAGGGCGGCCTGCCCTTCCTCGCGCTGCTGGCCCACCACCACGAGCCCTATCCGATGGATCTGCGCGAGGCGGTGGTGGAAGCCGCCGCGGACCGACTCAGGCCCTCCCAGATCACGGTGCTCCAGCGGCGTTTGGGGGACCACCACGCCCTTGCCGCCAGGCGGATGGCCGATGGATCGGGAGGCGCTCCCCATATGGCATCCCTGCATGGCCAGACCATCCAGCACCACCCGCAGGATGGCGCGACTTTACAGTTGGCGGACCCCTACTCGCTTTGTGAAGCCCTGCGCTGCCCGGTGGTCTTCGATCTGCGCCGCATGGACATGGCGCTGGGCGGCCAGGGCGCGCCGCTCGTGACGCTCACGGAGCTGTGGTTGCGGGGCCGCGCTGAACCCTGGGCGGCCTTGAACCTCGGCGGTATCGCCAACATCACAGTCTGGGACGGCGCTTACCTGAGGGCCTGGGACGTGGGCCCCGGCATGTCCCTGCTGGACCTCGCGGCGGGAAAATGGCTCGGCATCCCCTTCGATCCCCAGGGCGCCTACGCCTCCGGAAACGTGGATGAATCGCTGCTGGCCCGCTGGATGGCGCATCCCTTCTTCTCCGCGGCCCCGCCCAAGTCCACCGGCCGGGAAACATTCGGCGCCGCCTGGCTTCAGATGGAATCGGCCCCGTTGGAAGCCCTCCCCCTGCCTGACCGTCTCGCGACGCTCGCTGCCTTCACGGCCCAGTCGGTGGCCTCGGAACTGAGGCGCCTGGACCCGCTGCCGGCCAGCCTCCGCGGTCTCGCCAGCGGCGGCGGTGCGCGCCATCTGCGGCTCCGGCGGGAGCTGTCCGTCCGGTTCCCCGAGCTGCCCTTCGCGGATGATCATCAGTTCCCGAACGGCGCCCGCGAGGCCGTTTCCTGGGCCCTGCTCGGAGCCGCCAGCGCTTGCGGCCTAGCGGGCAACGTGCCCGAAGTCACCGGCGCTTCGAGAGCCGCCGCCCTGGGCGCCTGGGTGCTCCCCTGA